A genome region from Hevea brasiliensis isolate MT/VB/25A 57/8 chromosome 9, ASM3005281v1, whole genome shotgun sequence includes the following:
- the LOC110641137 gene encoding LRR receptor-like serine/threonine-protein kinase RPK2: MGSICFSSSVIKWFSFNKLKLLFVFWVLASSLNGVVLGHSDKSVLLEFRNSVSDPSGLLSSWNLINSSHCFWPGVSCDKDLRVLSLNITGHRNIRGKNSENGSRFFCSGSVQYPLYGFGIRRDCRSGYGTLEGKLIPAIAKLAELRVLSLPFNGFRGEIPGEIWSMQKLEVLDLEGNMVTGSLPISFAALRNLRVLNLGFNNIGGEIPSSLSHCTNLEILNLAGNSINGTIPAFVGRFRGVYLSLNQLGGAVPGEIGDNCKTLENLDLSGNFFVGGIPGSLGKCGNMRTLLLYSNLFEEVIPSELGMLRNLEVLDVSRNSLSGSIPRELGNCSGLSVLVLSNIFDPYENVNSSRRDHLLDQLSSANEDFNFFHGEIPLEILTLPNLRMLWAPGATLAGSLPSNWGACEKLEMVNLASNFFSGEIPHELTRCNKLWHLELSYNRLKGKLFEELPVPCMTVFDVSGNSLSGSIPSFYNGSCQSVPSIYGYPSGMYDPSSAYLSFFANKAKSGSPVQSFEGDGEIVILHNFGGNNFTGSLQSMSIAPARLGKQTTYAFLAGENKLTGPFPGILFDKCNELDKLILNVSNNRMAGQIPADIGTICRSLKLLDVSNNQIVGFIPLSVGEMVSLVSLNLSWNLLQGQIPTRLSQIKGLKYLSLAGNKMNGSIPYSLGELWSLEVLDLSSNMLSGEIPNNLVNLRNLTALLLNDNKLSGQIPSGLANVTMLSAFNVSFNNLSGPLPLSNNLMKCSSVLGNPYLSPCHVFSLTVPTPDPGTATVAQGYIVSPPSQSQKSGNNGFNSIEIALIASASAIVSVLLALIVLFFYTRKWRPKSKIMGSTIKEVTIFTNIGVPLTFENVVRNTGSFNASNCIGNGGFGATYKAEISPGVLVAIKRLAVGRFQGVQQFHAEIKTLGRLHHPNLVTLIGYHASETEMFLIYNYLPGGNLEKFIQERSTRAVDWRILHKIALDIACALAYLHDQCVPRVLHRDVKPSNILLDDDFNAYLSDFGLARLLGTSETHATTGVAGTFGYVAPEYAMTCRVSDKADVYSYGVVLLELLSDKKALDPSFSSYGNGFNIVAWACMLLKQGRAKEFFASGLWDAGPHDDLVEVLHLAVVCTVDSLSTRPTMKQVVRRLKQLQPPSC; this comes from the coding sequence ATGGGTTCcatttgtttttcttcttcagtTATCAAATGGTTCTCTTTTAACAAATTGAAGTTGTTATTTGTCTTTTGGGTCCTCGCTTCATCGCTAAATGGAGTAGTTTTGGGTCATTCGGACAAATCGGTGCTGTTGGAGTTCAGGAACTCGGTGTCTGACCCATCAGGGCTGCTTTCTAGCTGGAATCTAATCAACTCCAGCCACTGCTTTTGGCCTGGCGTATCCTGCGACAAGGACTTGCGTGTCTTGTCCCTCAACATCACGGGCCACCGAAATATCAGAGGTAAGAACAGTGAAAATGGAAGTCGTTTCTTTTGCTCTGGTTCTGTTCAGTATCCACTTTATGGTTTTGGAATTAGGCGAGACTGTCGGAGTGGTTATGGTACTTTGGAGGGCAAATTGATACCTGCGATTGCCAAGTTAGCTGAACTTAGGGTTTTATCATTGCCCTTTAATGGTTTTCGTGGGGAGATACCTGGTGAAATATGGAGCATGCAGAAGTTAGAGGTTCTTGATCTGGAGGGCAATATGGTAACTGGGTCATTGCCAATTTCCTTTGCAGCATTACGAAATTTGCGAGTTTTAAATTTAGGATTCAACAATATAGGAGGAGAAATACCGAGCTCACTTTCTCATTGTACAAATTTAGAGATCCTAAATTTAGCTGGTAACAGCATTAATGGTACAATCCCTGCGTTTGTTGGTAGGTTTAGGGGCGTGTATTTGTCTTTGAATCAACTTGGTGGAGCGGTGCCTGGAGAAATTGGAGACAATTGTAAGACACTTGAAAACTTGGATTTGTCTGGAAATTTCTTTGTTGGAGGGATTCCTGGTAGTCTAGGGAAATGTGGTAATATGAggacattattattgtattcaaaTTTGTTCGAAGAAGTGATTCCTTCTGAACTTGGTATGCTCAGAAATCTTGAAGTGTTGGATGTATCAAGAAATAGTCTTAGTGGGTCAATACCTCGTGAGCTTGGAAATTGCTCTGGATTGTCTGTGCTTGTGCTTTCAAATATTTTTGATCCATATGAGAATGTTAACAGTTCGAGAAGGGACCACTTGTTGGATCAATTGAGTTCTGCAAATGAAGATTTTAACTTTTTTCACGGGGAAATTCCTTTGGAAATTTTGACTCTTCCAAACCTGAGGATGTTGTGGGCGCCAGGTGCAACTCTAGCGGGCAGCTTGCCAAGTAACTGGGGTGCTTGTGAGAAATTGGAGATGGTCAATTTGGCCTCTAACTTTTTCAGTGGGGAAATTCCCCATGAGTTAACTCGCTGCAATAAGTTGTGGCATCTGGAATTGAGTTACAATAGGCTCAAGGGAAAGCTTTTTGAGGAGCTCCCAGTTCCTTGTATGACTGTGTTCGATGTTAGTGGAAATTCCCTGTCTGGTTCAATCCCCAGTTTCTACAATGGCAGTTGCCAATCAGTTCCTTCAATTTATGGATATCCTTCTGGCATGTATGATCCATCATCTGCTTATCTATCCTTTTTTGCAAATAAAGCCAAGTCTGGAAGTCCTGTACAGTCATTTGAGGGAGATGGTGAAATTGTAATCCTTCATAACTTTGGGGGCAACAACTTTACTGGTAGTCTTCAGTCTATGTCAATTGCACCTGCAAGATTAGGAAAGCAAACCACTTATGCATTTTTAGCCGGAGAAAACAAGCTGACTGGGCCATTCCCAGGGATTTTGTTTGATAAGTGCAATGAATTGGACAAATTAATTCTTAATGTTAGCAACAACAGAATGGCTGGTCAGATTCCAGCTGATATTGGTACAATATGCAGATCTCTCAAACTTCTGGATGTGTCTAACAATCAGATTGTTGGTTTCATTCCTCTAAGTGTTGGTGAAATGGTGTCTTTAGTTTCTCTTAACTTGAGTTGGAACCTTTTGCAAGGTCAGATTCCCACCAGACTCAGCCAAATAAAGGGCCTGAAGTATCTTTCCTTGGCCGGTAATAAAATGAATGGTTCTATCCCTTATAGCTTGGGCGAGTTGTGGTCTTTAGAGGTGCTGGATCTTTCTTCAAACATGCTATCTGGAGAGATTCCAAACAATCTTGTGAACTTGAGAAACCTTACTGCTCTTCTGCTCAATGACAATAAACTTTCTGGGCAGATTCCATCTGGTTTGGCAAATGTGACTATGCTCTCAGCATTCAATGTGTCCTTCAACAACTTATCTGGGCCCCTGCCATTGAGTAACAATCTGATGAAATGTAGTAGTGTTCTTGGAAACCCCTATCTAAGCCCTTGCCATGTTTTCTCCCTAACAGTTCCAACTCCAGATCCAGGAACTGCTACTGTGGCGCAAGGCTACATTGTTTCCCCACCAAGTCAGAGCCAAAAGAGTGGGAACAATGGTTTCAATTCAATTGAGATAGCATTGATAGCATCTGCATCAGCAATTGTTTCAGTTCTCCTAGCTTTGATTGTCTTATTCTTCTACACCAGAAAGTGGAGACCGAAGTCTAAAATTATGGGATCCACCATAAAGGAAGTAACAATCTTTACAAACATTGGGGTCCCCTTGACATTTGAGAATGTCGTGCGGAACACTGGGAGCTTCAATGCAAGCAACTGCATTGGCAATGGTGGATTTGGGGCTACTTACAAGGCAGAGATATCTCCTGGAGTTCTAGTGGCAATCAAACGGCTTGCTGTAGGACGATTCCAGGGTGTTCAGCAGTTTCATGCTGAAATTAAAACCCTCGGGAGGCTCCACCATCCAAATCTTGTCACATTGATTGGTTATCATGCCAGTGAAACAGAAATGTTCCTCATATATAATTATTTACCTGGCGGTAATTTGGAAAAGTTTATCCAGGAAAGGTCTACAAGGGCTGTGGATTGGAGGATACTTCACAAGATTGCTTTGGACATAGCTTGTGCACTTGCCTACCTGCATGATCAGTGTGTACCGCGTGTACTTCATCGGGATGTCAAGCCCAGCAATATCCTTCTAGATGATGATTTCAATGCCTATTTATCTGACTTCGGTTTGGCTAGGCTTTTGGGAACTTCTGAAACCCATGCTACTACAGGTGTGGCTGGAACATTTGGTTATGTTGCCCCAGAATACGCAATGACTTGCCGTGTTTCAGATAAGGCTGATGTTTACAGTTATGGGGTTGTGCTTCTAGAGTTACTATCTGACAAGAAAGCTTTAGACCCATCATTTTCATCATACGGGAATGGTTTCAACATTGTTGCATGGGCATGCATGCTTCTAAAGCAGGGCCGGGCAAAGGAGTTCTTTGCTTCTGGGCTATGGGATGCAGGTCCCCATGACGATCTGGTTGAAGTCTTACACCTGGCAGTTGTGTGTACCGTTGATTCGCTCTCTACCAGGCCCACAATGAAGCAAGTTGTGAGGCGGTTGAAACAACTTCAACCGCCCTCATGCTAG
- the LOC110641126 gene encoding uncharacterized protein LOC110641126, with protein sequence MDSENGFVTKKHVANSEGTNDGIVILPELKISMSSSSSSSESSIDSSYVGKDESNLESKEVSAPEVSGHNPSSSAMNPQKLISMQSSGGYDPNRIPSSIFASKPSTPMEWSVASNESLFSIHMGNNSFSKDNAFMLYKSGELPNLEDTNNLPPSQLPIIVAQTFEKKIEDMNEDSKVTEEKLVESAKVEPEFPANSTKAVPEETQKNISQEKATSADDLRNSSSSTQSFQFPVLEANAAGSGSVKVAIGKSPSKKQPKQESQPQTPGTPPKPNGRSWFSCFSCCSVGS encoded by the exons ATGGATAGTGAAAATGGATTTGTAACAAAGAAGCACGTAGCAAATTCAGAGGGGACAAATGATGGAATTGTTATTCTTCCTGAACTCAAAATTTCGATGTCTTCTTCATCATCCTCCTCAGAATCTTCAATAGATTCTAGCTATGTTGGAAAGGATGAATCAAATCTCGAGTCGAAAGAAGTATCTGCACCAGAAGTTTCAGGTCATAATCCTAGTTCATCTGCAATGAACCCTCAAAAACTAATTTCGATGCAATCATCTGGAGGCTATGATCCTAATAGGATTCCCTCATCCATTTTTGCTAGTAAGCCTTCAACGCCAATGGAATGGAGTGTTGCTTCAAATGAATCATTGTTTAGTATTCACATGGGAAATAACAGCTTCTCAAAAGATAATGCTTTCATGCTGTACAAATCtggagaacttcccaaccttgaaGATACGAACAATCTCCCACCTAGCCAGCTTCCTATCATCGTAGCACAGACCTTCGAAAAGAAGATTGAGGATATGAACGAAGATTCAAAAGTGACAGAAGAAAAACTAGTTGAATCTGCAAAAGTGGAACCTGAATTTCCAGCCAATAGCACTAAGGCAGTTCCAGAGGAAACACAGAAAAATATCAGCCAGGAAAAGGCCACTTCTGCTGATGACCTCAGGAACTCATCCAGCAGCACTCAGTCATTTCAATTCCCAGT ATTGGAAGCAAATGCAGCAGGAAGTGGTTCTGTGAAAGTGGCAATTGGTAAAAGCCCTTCAAAGAAGCAGCCAAAACAGGAGTCACAACCACAAACGCCTGGCACACCACCAAAGCCTAATGGGAGAAGTTGGTTTTCTTGCTTTTCTTGTTGCTCAGTTGGTAGTTGA
- the LOC110641127 gene encoding protein CHLORORESPIRATORY REDUCTION 7, chloroplastic: MLRAAGAAVSMEGALEKLHLQIMSLHCKYGQRTCQPFLKPSSAGIDENFSSINLKHSSLISWRGDSLKVSAIRRRRVHQRTETYVLLEPGQDETFVSEEVLKAKLKVFLENWPGKALPPDLARFQTIDDAVSFLVSSVCELEIDGDVGSVQWHQVRLE, encoded by the exons ATGCTGAGAGCAGCAGGTGCTGCTGTTTCAATGGAGGGAGCCTTAGAGAAGCTCCACTTACAAATTATGAGTCTTCACT GTAAATATGGACAGAGAACTTGTCAACCATTTTTGAAACCAAGTTCAGCCGGCATTGATGAGAATTTTTCTTCTATCAATCTCAAACACTCTAGCTTGATAAGCTGGCGTGGTGATTCATTAAAG GTTTCTGCAATAAGGAGGAGGAGGGTACACCAAAGGACAGAAACTTATGTGCTTTTAGAACCTGGACAAGATGAGACGTTTGTTTCTGAAGAAGTGCTAAAAGCTAAGTTGAAAGTTTTTCTTGAAAATTGGCCAGGAAAGGCCCTGCCACCGGACCTTGCAAGATTTCAAACTATTGATGATGCGGTTTCTTTCTTGGTAAGTTCAGTCTGTGAACTTGAAATTGATGGAGATGTCGGTTCAGTTCAATGGCATCAAGTTCGTTTGGAGTGA
- the LOC110641128 gene encoding uncharacterized protein LOC110641128: MENLQETPKREQMKSEATIFESCNTPPQDQKSDPKSLNSSSDLRKGSTPDRLKVPKAFKYPERYRSPTDLMVSPITKGLLARNRKGDGAGGLLPPSMNQPRVQEIAQDVVSFKIEI; the protein is encoded by the exons ATGGAGAACCTGCAAGAAACGCCTAAAAGGGAGCAAATGAAATCCGAAGCCACCATATTTGAGAGCTGCAATACACCACCTCAGGATCAAAAAAGTGATCCTAAATCTTTAAATTCGAGCAGTGATTTGCGCAAAGGTAGCACCCCAGATCGCCTCAAAGTTCCTAAGGCATTTAAATATCCTGAAAG GTACAGAAGCCCAACTGATCTTATGGTGTCACCAATTACGAAAGGCCTTCTTGCACGAAACAGAAAGGGTGATGGTGCTGGTGGTCTCTTGCCCCCTAGCATGAATCAGCCTAGG GTTCAAGAAATAGCTCAGGATGTGGTCTCTTTCAAGATTGAGATATAA